A genomic stretch from Prochlorococcus marinus str. MIT 9312 includes:
- the folB gene encoding dihydroneopterin aldolase — METFLKIENIKLWARVGVLEEERQLGQLFSLDIFLWTDFEKCTANDDIKKTVDYSKLVEILKDQSKKIYCFTIEKYSDAILEIINKKFKLTKIKIILTKCNPPITGFDGKVSIVRILQNK, encoded by the coding sequence ATGGAAACATTTTTAAAAATTGAGAATATTAAACTTTGGGCTAGAGTGGGTGTTCTTGAGGAAGAAAGGCAATTAGGACAATTATTTAGTTTGGATATATTTTTGTGGACTGATTTTGAAAAGTGTACTGCAAATGATGATATTAAAAAAACGGTTGACTATTCAAAATTAGTTGAAATTTTAAAAGATCAATCAAAGAAAATATATTGTTTCACAATCGAAAAATACTCTGACGCAATCTTAGAAATTATTAATAAGAAATTTAAGCTCACTAAAATTAAAATTATTTTGACAAAATGTAATCCTCCAATTACTGGTTTTGATGGGAAGGTGTCAATAGTCAGAATTCTTCAAAATAAGTAA
- a CDS encoding esterase/lipase family protein — protein sequence MEKRNPIILIHGLWNTSSIFSSITSKLDEIGIEYFAPTLSHSYGMTSIIDLTNILNGLILEKYGLEKEIDILGFSMGGIIARYWIQKFDGYKRTRRLISIGSPHKGTLMAQLVPKYPFRGISEMKINSKFLKELANNDFFLNDIECISFYTYLDLMVFPSWWTNLNLGEKISVKVYKHRNLVRNKVSVNKIIEKIIM from the coding sequence TTGGAAAAAAGAAATCCCATTATATTGATTCATGGTCTTTGGAATACTTCAAGTATTTTTTCTTCTATCACTTCAAAACTGGATGAAATTGGAATTGAATATTTTGCCCCAACTCTTAGTCATTCATATGGAATGACTTCAATTATTGATTTAACAAATATATTAAACGGATTAATTTTAGAGAAATACGGTTTAGAAAAAGAAATAGATATTTTAGGATTTTCTATGGGAGGAATAATTGCTAGGTATTGGATTCAAAAATTTGATGGATATAAAAGAACAAGAAGATTAATATCTATAGGCTCCCCTCACAAAGGAACATTGATGGCTCAATTAGTACCTAAATACCCTTTTAGAGGAATATCAGAAATGAAAATAAATAGTAAGTTTCTTAAAGAACTTGCAAACAATGATTTTTTTCTTAATGATATCGAGTGTATAAGTTTCTATACTTATTTGGATCTAATGGTTTTTCCTTCCTGGTGGACTAATTTAAATTTAGGAGAAAAAATATCAGTAAAAGTATATAAACATAGAAATTTAGTAAGAAATAAAGTTTCTGTTAATAAAATAATTGAGAAAATTATTATGTAG